One Flavobacterium cerinum genomic window, GAAGACAATCATAAAACATTGTAAAAAGAAAAAGGATGGTATTGAACTGCCCCCAAATAGTGTCTAAACTTTTGGGCGCACTCTAATTTAGCCATCCTTTTTTTATACATTCTTTCGATTACTCGTTTTTTAAAGAAGCCATATCAATAACAAAACGATAACGAACATCGCTTTTCAGCATACGCTCATACGCTTCATTAATGTCTTGCATCTTAATAATTTCAATATCGGAAGTAATATTGTGCTTTCCGCAGAAATCCAATAATTCCTGAGTTTCCGCAATACCGCCAATAACCGAACCGGCAACTGATTTTCGACCCATAATCATCGGAACAGTATTTAACATCGGCTCCAGATTCCCCAGATAACCGACTAAAACGATTGTTCCGTTAATATTTAAGGTTGGAATATAATGATTAACATCATGTACATAAGGAACAGTATCAATGATCAAATCAAATTTACCTTTAACCGTTGCCATTTGCGTAGCATCAGTAGAGATGATCACTTCATCTGCGCCTAAATCAAATGCATCTTGTTCTTTTTTCGGAGATCGGGAAAATAAGGTTACATGTGCACCTAATCCTTTAGCCAGTTTGATCGCCATATGACCTAATCCGCCTAAACCGACAACAGCTACTTTACTGTTTTGATTTACTTTCCAGTGACGTAAAGGTGACCAGGTTGTAATACCGGCACAAAGTAGCGGAGCAGTAGCCGCCAGATCCAGATTTTCCGGTACTTTTAGTACGAAATGTTCATCTACAACAACTTTTTCAGAATAACCGCCATAGGTGCGTAGTCCTAAATGTTTGTCCGGACTGTTATACGTTCCCGTGAATCCCGGAATACAATATTGTTCCAGATCGTGTTTACAGTGATCACACTCCCGACAGGAATCAACAAGACATCCCACTGCAGCCAGATCGCCGACTTTAAATTTGGTAACACCGCTACCCACTTTCGTGATTTTACCCACAATCTCATGTCCGGGAATAGCCGGATAAACAGTTCCGCCCCAATCGTTACGTGCCGTGTGAAGATCAGAATGGCAAACCCCGCAATACAGGATGTCAATTTCGACATCTTTCTCAGTAGCTTCCCTGCGCGGAATGGTTAACAGCTCCAAATCAGCATCAATTGCCTGGGTGCCGTATGCTTTTACATTAAATTTTTCCATAGTAGCTTTTAGTTTTATATGATTTGTATTGTTCAATTTGCAAACAGGGCTGCTGCATAACACTGAAAGACAGAAGAACCCTGCAAAATTCCAATCTATTTTTTAAACGGGGCGTATACGGATTACGGTATTACTTACCAATTTCACTGATTGTAATAATCGGATGATTGTTACAATAAAATTATGCAATAACTTTGATTCCTGAAATAAAATCAGAATGGAAAATATCGTACGATTTGATACAGTAAGTGAATATAATAGTTATTACAACAGTGATACACAGCATCCTTTGGTGAGTGTGATCGATTTATCGAAATCGGACAGAAAGATTAATGTTCGGATGAATTTCGGATTTTATACCGTTTTTCTGAAAGATGTTAAATGCGGAAATCTCCGTTATGGCTGTAATTATTATGATTATCAGGAGGGAACATTGGTTTTTCTAGGTCCCGGACAGGTGATGGGGATTGAAGATAACGGACAGCTATATCAGCCACAGGGATATGCCTTGGTTTTTCATCCGGATCTGATTCGCGGAACAGCACTCGGACGTTTTATTGATGATTATACGTTCTTCTCGTATGATGTGCATGAAGCACTCCATTTATCTGAAAATGAACGAAAGATTATTATTGATTGTCTTTTAAAAATCAAACAGGAGCTTGATCAACCTATAGATAAGTATAGTAAAAAACTGATTGTTAATAATATTGAATTGTTTTTAAACTATTGTGTTCGTTTTTACGACAGGCAGTTTGTGACGCGGGATACGGCTCATAAAGGTATTCTGGAACGATTTGAAACCGTACTGAACAACTATTTTCAATCGGATAAGCCGCAAACAATGGGACTTCCTTCAGTCGGTTTTTGTGCCGAAGCGTTATTTTTATCGGCTAATTATTTCGGCGATCTTATTAAAAAAGAAACCGGAAAATCGGCTCAGGAATATATACAATCAAAGGTGATCAATACGGCAAAGGAAAAAATGTTTGACCGTCATAAATCGGTAAGTGAAATTGCATATGAATTAGGATTTAAATATCCGCAGCATTTTAGCCGGTCTTTTAAACAACATGTAGGAGTATCTCCCAATGAATATCGTATTCAGAGTCATTCTTAAATAGAGATTGTTCCACCGGGAGATAACAGAGCATTATGAAATGCTTTTAATTAGCTGTAGCAACTATAAAGTCAATTATTAATGTCAGAATACTGATTATAAAATAACCCCAGGCTTTGATCCGGTTACTGCTTTGTTTTGCCGGATCAATGTCTACTTTAACATCAACCTTAACATCGCGATAGCCCATATGACGTAACCCGTCCCGATAGCGCAGGTCTTTTTTATAAACACTTTGTTTTTCGATACGATACATCAGTTTATAATTTTTGGTATAATTAAAATAACCGCGATAAAGTAGAATCAACGGACCTATAAAAGGAAAAAACAAAGAAAATACCGATGCCCAAAACAGTTTAATGATTATATATTCTTTGTGGGGTTTTAAATCAGCGGTATTCGCGTAGGGATTCGATTGTTGTTGTGATAGCGGAGCAACATATAAATTGTTTTGGGAATTACTATAATTCCGTCCCGCTTGTCGTGCAGCTGCAAAAGCATAGTTTTTTGCTAAGTCATAAATAAAAGACATAATAAAAGAGGTTAGTTATTAATACATTGTGAATGGTATCGCAAACTTACCCGCTGCAAGAGATTTTTCTTTACGGTTTTCCATAACGGATAAAACGGAACGAAAAGTAAAGATTTTATGAAGAAAAGTTCTTGTAAGAAACCCCGCTATTAAGGGTGAAATCACCTAATTTTGAGTAGGTTTTAATTGTTTTATATTTAAAAAATTGTGTTAATATTTGTTTTTTATCTTTAATATGTTGTATTTGGTCTAAAAAGTATATGTTAAAAAGTATAATATAATGGGTTTTTATATATTTGATGTTGCAAATTTAAACTCAATATGTCTAATTTATTTGGATCGATCATCAGGTTTTTTACAGGAAGCAGGAAAAAACAAGTAAGTTTTGAAAGCGACTCCAATGTAAAAAGACAAAATGGAAAGAAACTTTCCAAAAAGAAAAAACAAAACTGGTATTAAAAAAGGCTCCAAAAGGGGCCTTTTTGTTTTAGTACTATTGCTTACCGGTTCGGATTGTTTGTTATGTTATTAACGATTGTATGCGTAATCGGTTTTAGTGTTTTTTCGGTGACCGGATGTAAACCGTGATAGGTAAACAATTCGTATTGTCCGTTTAACTTGGAATACCAGATCAGCGGTTTGCCGTACGGATCAAAAAAAGTCAGCGTATCACTATAGGCAACTTTCCTAAATTTTTCTAATAGCTTATCATTTAACGGAATTCGGTAAACTTGTATTTCCGGATCGCTACAATCAATCTTTTCATAATGATCTTCCATCCATATCATACAGTTTTTAGGTGTAAAAACCGTTTTATTAAGTCCCCATACTAAAATAACCATTACCAGAATACTTCCGATGATGATATACATCTTATTCGGCCGGGGCGGAATTTTGCGTACTGTCGTTGCCGGCGGATAGGTGAGAAATCCCATAGGTTTTGTATCGTCATATTCGGAATCCGGCGGTTTATTTTCGGGATTGTCAATTACTTCTTTCGTTTCTGTTTCAGTCGGAGTTTCTTCCTCTCTTTTATCTTGATCAACTATATCGGTTGTTAGCTCCGGAGTTATCCCGGTAGACGGATCTATCGGATCATTATTAGCTGACGCGTTATCTTCACTATCGGGTGCTACTTCCGGGATTTCTTTCGTATCGGGTTTAATTTCTTTTGGTTTATCTAAAGGAGGTAAAGGCTCTTCGAAATCTCTAAATTTAGCATAAGGTCTAGGATTGTAGTTGACTAATATAGCTACTAATTCACACACTTTAGAACTGGGATTTTTTACATCTGTAGTTAAAAAATAAGTAACATTTCGAAAACGGTTTAGATTAAAATCTTCTATAGTTTTTAACTGAATTTTTTCATTTTGTTCGAGGCTAAAACGGAAGAAACTAGCAAACGTATTTTTATCATCAGAAGATAAACCGTTCTTAAATAAATCCTCACATAATTCTTTTAGAGGATTACGTTTAAGGTCATTAAAATAAAGAGCATATTGACCATTTTTTTCTTTCTCATATTTTGCTTTTATAGCGTTTATATATTCTTTACTGGTTCGCATAATGTCGTAAAAAAAGTAAAAATTAAAGGTTATTTAG contains:
- a CDS encoding NAD(P)-dependent alcohol dehydrogenase yields the protein MEKFNVKAYGTQAIDADLELLTIPRREATEKDVEIDILYCGVCHSDLHTARNDWGGTVYPAIPGHEIVGKITKVGSGVTKFKVGDLAAVGCLVDSCRECDHCKHDLEQYCIPGFTGTYNSPDKHLGLRTYGGYSEKVVVDEHFVLKVPENLDLAATAPLLCAGITTWSPLRHWKVNQNSKVAVVGLGGLGHMAIKLAKGLGAHVTLFSRSPKKEQDAFDLGADEVIISTDATQMATVKGKFDLIIDTVPYVHDVNHYIPTLNINGTIVLVGYLGNLEPMLNTVPMIMGRKSVAGSVIGGIAETQELLDFCGKHNITSDIEIIKMQDINEAYERMLKSDVRYRFVIDMASLKNE
- a CDS encoding helix-turn-helix domain-containing protein; this translates as MENIVRFDTVSEYNSYYNSDTQHPLVSVIDLSKSDRKINVRMNFGFYTVFLKDVKCGNLRYGCNYYDYQEGTLVFLGPGQVMGIEDNGQLYQPQGYALVFHPDLIRGTALGRFIDDYTFFSYDVHEALHLSENERKIIIDCLLKIKQELDQPIDKYSKKLIVNNIELFLNYCVRFYDRQFVTRDTAHKGILERFETVLNNYFQSDKPQTMGLPSVGFCAEALFLSANYFGDLIKKETGKSAQEYIQSKVINTAKEKMFDRHKSVSEIAYELGFKYPQHFSRSFKQHVGVSPNEYRIQSHS